The window TTCTCCTACTCCTGGAAGAAGAAACGGGACCTCGCAGCTGCTCAGGAGGAGTATCACTTGCCAAAGCACAAGCTCATCAGTGAAACACCAACAAGATGGGGCTCCCGTCAACAAATGGTGAAGAGGGTTCTGGAGCAGAAAAGGGCCATCACTGAAGTCCTCTCAAAGGACAAGAAGACCAGACCACTGGTTCCTACCTGGCAAGATGTGGATGTTTTAGAGTCTATAGATGCAGCTGACCCAACCATGGATGATCTACTTAACATGGCGTGCCTCGTTGACCCAAGATTCAAGCTTCAGTACACTCAGGAGGAGAAGAGAGAATACATCAAAGAGAAAGCTGTGTTGGAGATGCTGAAGGGAGAGAGATCTGTTGTGGTCAGGGAAGAGGAGTCCAGAGAAGAAGCCATGGGAGACACTTCTGTACCAGCCAAGAAAACAAAGCTGTCTCTGGCTAGCTTTTTTTCAAACGGGCCCACCACTACTACAAGCACAGAAGACTTGAGTGCACAGCAGGCAGTTGAGAGGGAGCTCGGCAACTACCTTCTGTCTCCAAATGCTGACAATGACTCAAATCCTCTGGATTGGTGGAAAGTCTATCAAAAGAACTTCCCTAGAGTAAGCCAACTGGCACAACATTACTTGTGCATTCAGGCCACAAGCTCCCCGTCTGAGAGGGTTTTTAGTACAGGTGGAAACATTGTCACATGTAAAAGGGCATCTCTGAAGCCAGATAATGTAGACCAGCTTGTATTTCTTGCCAGAAACCTCTAGAGCCTGTTATAGGGTGTCATCAACACTCAATGTCCCCTCCCCCAGCaacatgtgtttttgttgttgctctCTCTTTTTCCTGCAGCTGAgcacttttcaaattttttatccTGGCTGAAGCACTTTGGTTTATAAGAACAAGTTTTGTTACAAGACGTTTTGTGTAAATGATAATATAATCAGCCTATGttattgtttaaatttaaatatattaataaggtCAGTCTGAGAGTCTTATGtttatttgactttttgtttGTATAAAGGTTAAATGGAAATAAAAGGTGAACGTTAATTTATTTATACcgtttttatttctaaaatattatgtAGTTATAGGAGGTGGTTTCATAGACTTGACAAATTCATTTTTCAGAAGATTGTAGGTACAGACATCTGTTGTGGGCGTTCTTGGCAGTTTTTCTGAGGCTTTTTATATTGTTCATATCGATATCAGAATTATATCGTATCGACCGAAATTAAGAAATATATCGTGATATCAAATTTGGCGATATCGTCCAGCCCTAAGTCTGGCATTTGTaaggcggttttggagcagtggcttcttccttgcggagcagcatttcaggttatgtcaatataggacatgttttactgtggatatagatacttgactacctgtttcctccagcatcttcacaaggtcctttgctgttgttctgggattgatttgcacttttcgcaccaaactacgttcatctctaggagatgaccgctcctgagcggtatgatggctgcgtggtcccacgGTGTTTATTCTTGCACACTATTGTTactacagatgaacgtggtatctttaagcatttggaaattgctcccaaggatgaaccagacttgtggaggtccaaaaattgttttctgaggtcttggctgatttcttttgattttcccatgatgtcaagcaaagagacaccgagtttgaaggttggctttaaaatacatccacaggtgcacctctaattcagtacacctcctatcagaagctaattggctaatggCTTGAcagaattttctggaattttccaagctgcttaaaggcacagttaacttaagtgtatgtaaacttctgacccactggaattgtgatatagtcaattaaaagtgaaacaatcggtctgtaaacaattgctggaaaaatcactcgtgtcatgcacaaagtaaatgtactaaacgacttgccaaaatgatagtttgctaatattaaatctgtggagtggttaaaaggagttttaatgacttcaacctaagtgtatgtaaacttctgacttcaactgtactttgAAATTCGTGAACATGTtcatcttggtgaggtattcatgttgaaaattatgttttcatttcaaagggcttagttcacccaaatacattttcataatttactcctgCTGTTTCAAACCAGTATGTAGACCTGCCACgataattaaataatcatctgatgGTGGTCATTTGAATATTGTGCGctttaaattccaatcacattttaatggccaaataagggaattttaagttaatatacagtataaatgccatgaatggcatgtttg of the Xyrauchen texanus isolate HMW12.3.18 chromosome 10, RBS_HiC_50CHRs, whole genome shotgun sequence genome contains:
- the LOC127650804 gene encoding zinc finger BED domain-containing protein 4-like yields the protein MSAPDRNSNVTAFSSLVEARSNEIVDKRGKTNSVVWKWFGYRTSDKLRVSACCKMCRRVVPTSSGNTSNLFHHLKQFHPIEHSESQKMRHHKSLSQPETIPSSSSPKPAVSIEKPMQQTQMAAFMPYDKQSKRHKDITKAVTNFLAKDMMSFSTVENTVYFPEDHTGEAIADGLADALASWGLREDRQVCITTDSGTNIIKAAELNRWTRLQCFGHRLNSAIEKVIQDKRVDRAIGICKKVVAAFSYSWKKKRDLAAAQEEYHLPKHKLISETPTRWGSRQQMVKRVLEQKRAITEVLSKDKKTRPLVPTWQDVDVLESIDAADPTMDDLLNMACLVDPRFKLQYTQEEKREYIKEKAVLEMLKGERSVVVREEESREEAMGDTSVPAKKTKLSLASFFSNGPTTTTSTEDLSAQQAVERELGNYLLSPNADNDSNPLDWWKVYQKNFPRVSQLAQHYLCIQATSSPSERVFSTGGNIVTCKRASLKPDNVDQLVFLARNL